A stretch of Microbacterium caowuchunii DNA encodes these proteins:
- a CDS encoding ABC transporter ATP-binding protein, whose protein sequence is MTHAGIDVVDVRRSFGPVEAVRGVTLTAQPGRVTGLVGPNGAGKTTLLLMLASLLQPDAGAIRIAGVDPIADPAAARRMIGWMPDALGAWPALTARETVAVSARLYGMTRAQAAERAAALLAHVGLMELADAPARVLSRGQKQRLGLARALVHDPQVLLLDEPASGLDPQARIDLRLLLRGFAAAGRTVLVSSHVLAELDELVDDAAFLVAGRSVARPDEQSARARAWRMRVAGPPVSLVGIAGALGRRPEEVTVDRGTFLLAFEGDDAAAEGLRALVGAGLPVVEFAPAVGRLEQAFLDLGNSPEERA, encoded by the coding sequence GTGACCCACGCCGGAATCGACGTCGTCGACGTACGCCGTTCCTTCGGGCCGGTGGAGGCGGTGCGCGGGGTGACCCTCACGGCGCAGCCCGGCCGGGTGACCGGGCTGGTCGGACCGAACGGCGCCGGAAAGACCACGCTGCTGCTGATGCTCGCGTCCCTGCTGCAGCCGGATGCGGGCGCCATCCGGATCGCCGGGGTGGACCCCATCGCCGACCCGGCCGCCGCGCGCCGGATGATCGGATGGATGCCGGACGCCCTCGGCGCCTGGCCCGCGCTCACCGCACGCGAAACGGTGGCCGTCTCGGCCCGGCTGTACGGGATGACCCGGGCACAGGCCGCGGAACGGGCGGCGGCACTGCTCGCGCACGTGGGTCTCATGGAACTCGCCGATGCCCCCGCACGGGTGCTCTCCCGCGGTCAGAAGCAGCGCCTGGGCCTGGCCAGGGCCCTGGTGCACGACCCTCAGGTGCTCCTCCTCGACGAGCCGGCCTCCGGTCTGGACCCGCAGGCGCGCATCGACCTGCGCCTGCTGCTACGGGGTTTCGCCGCCGCGGGACGCACCGTGCTCGTCTCCAGCCACGTGCTGGCCGAGCTCGACGAACTGGTCGACGACGCGGCGTTCCTCGTGGCCGGCCGATCGGTCGCCCGACCGGACGAGCAATCGGCGCGCGCACGCGCCTGGCGGATGCGGGTCGCCGGGCCCCCCGTCTCCCTCGTCGGCATCGCCGGTGCCCTCGGCCGCAGGCCGGAAGAGGTGACGGTCGACCGCGGCACCTTCCTGCTCGCGTTCGAGGGGGACGACGCCGCCGCCGAGGGACTGCGCGCGCTCGTCGGGGCGGGACTCCCCGTCGTGGAGTTCGCCCCGGCGGTGGGCCGCCTGGAACAGGCCTTCCTGGATCTGGGAAACTCGCCGGAGGAGCGCGCATGA